One Lycium barbarum isolate Lr01 chromosome 5, ASM1917538v2, whole genome shotgun sequence genomic window carries:
- the LOC132642758 gene encoding putative fasciclin-like arabinogalactan protein 20 has translation MASFKPFFFIIFTFLLTFSTSQTTTQPPPPQSLLNAVETLSNTGHISMSLTLSLITDTILSRTTTNSLTIFTPPDTSFSNFGQPSLSHILLHFTPISLSLSSLQSLPFSSKIPSLSPSNSLYITTLPSNTNQISINNVNIITPPIYDDGFVVIFAIDDFFKQNFTRPENPNLKTGHHSQCATLDSFSRFYEVSSHLKSKGYLIVSSFLELQLIGFFSNRVGLKLTVFAPVDDAIIGFSGDFPEYQLIFLRHLVPCVLYWSDLIDMENGTNNEFKTYVSGFNLKITKVNDVSFVNGVEISYPDLYYNDWLVVHGLQSMIPLPDEIDDEMDDDNNNIDKPERMVDVSIAPDRSEF, from the coding sequence ATGGCTTCCTTCAAACCATTTTTCTTCATCATTTTCACTTTTCTTCTCACATTTTCCACTTCACAAACCACCAcccaaccaccaccaccacaatCCCTTCTCAACGCAGTCGAAACACTCTCAAACACAGGCCACATTTCAATGTCACTAACACTCTCACTTATCACTGACACAATCCTCTCACGTACCACTACAAACTCACTCACTATCTTCACACCACCCGATACTTCTTTTTCTAACTTCGGTCAACCTTCACTTTCACATATCCTTCTTCACTTCACTCCCATTTCACTTTCATTGTCTTCTTTACAATCTCTACCCTTTTCTTCCAAAATCCCTTCACTTTCACCCTCTAATTCCCTTTATATTACCACTTTGCCATCCAATACCAACCAAATCTCAATCAACAACGTTAACATCATCACTCCCCCTATTTACGATGATGGGTTTGTCGTCATTTTCGCTATTGATGATTTCTTTAAACAGAATTTCACCCGACCCGAAAACCCGAATTTGAAAACGGGTCATCACTCTCAATGTGCCACGTTAGATTCGTTTTCTCGGTTTTATGAAGTGTCATCGCATTTAAAGTCAAAAGGGTATCTGATTGTGTCATCTTTTTTAGAGTTACAGTTAATCGGGTTTTTTTCGAACCGGGTCGGGTTGAAGTTAACGGTTTTCGCTCCGGTTGACGATGCGATTATCGGGTTTTCGGGTGATTTTCCGGAGTATCAGTTGATTTTTTTGAGGCATTTGGTACCATGTGTGTTGTATTGGAGTGATTTAATTGATATGGAAAATGGAACTAATAATGAGTTTAAGACTTATGTGAGTGGGTTTAATTTGAAGATAACGAAGGTTAATGATGTGAGTTTTGTTAATGGAGTTGAGATTAGTTATCCGGATTTGTATTATAATGATTGGTTAGTTGTGCATGGGTTGCAAAGTATGATACCTTTACctgatgaaattgatgatgaaatggatgatgataataataatattgaTAAACCTGAGAGAATGGTCGATGTTTCTATTGCACCTGACCGTAGTGAATTCTGA
- the LOC132641633 gene encoding pentatricopeptide repeat-containing protein At1g71060, mitochondrial has protein sequence MNLHRSLCRISKTLIPLLHNSTKNGHQIHKLLSFFQISTCSSNSVNTHFNSNANHQNPYHKNLEIIQEAEKICKILLKNSGVNVGDALSCAKVNVSPLLVNEVIKKLSNSGVLALCFFRWAEKENGFEHCAESYHGLIEALGKIKQFKMVWILIDELKNKGLLCKDAFALVSRRFARARKVKEAIEAFERMEKYGLVHELQDFNRLLDTLCKSRNVGSAQEMFDKWKNRKFKPNIKSYTILLEGWGQEKNLLRLNEVYREMEGDGIEPDVVSYGIMIHAHCKVKKYDEAILLWREMERNKIKVTPHVYCTLINGLGSEKRLAEAIKYFELYKGSGFELDVFTFNAMVGAYCWSMRMDDAYKLVDEMRRCNIGPNTRTYDIILHHLIKARRTNEAYSVFQKMSNDPGCEPTVSTYEIMVRMFCNEDRIDMALRVWDQMKAKGVLPGMHSFSTLINSFCHENRLDDACRYFQEMLDMGMRPPLPMFDNLKRALLDEGKEDTVKALWRKLEKLRKSPLVG, from the coding sequence ATGAATCTCCATCGATCCCTTTGCCGTATTTCTAAAACCCTAATCCCTTTACTTCACAATTCCACAAAAAATGGACACCAAATACACAAATTACTCTCCTTTTTCCAAATTTCTACTTGTAGTAGTAATTCAGTGAATACCCATTTCAACTCCAATGCTAATCACCAAAACCCATATCACAAAAACCTAGAAATAATCCAAGAAGCAGAAAAAATCTGCAAAATTTTATTAAAAAACAGTGGTGTAAATGTTGGTGATGCTTTAAGTTGTGCTAAAGTAAATGTGAGTCCTTTATTAGTTAATGAAGTTATAAAGAAGCTGAGTAATTCTGGTGTTTTAGCTTTATGTTTCTTTCGTTGGGCCGAAAAAGAAAACGGATTTGAGCATTGTGCAGAGAGTTATCATGGTTTAATTGAAGCATTAGGGAAAATCAAACAGTTTAAAATGGTTTGGATTTTAATTGATGAGTTGAAAAACAAAGGGTTGTTGTGTAAAGACGCATTTGCCCTTGTATCGCGGAGATTTGCTCGTGCTAGGAAGGTTAAAGAAGCGATCGAGGCGTTTGAGAGAATGGAGAAATATGGGTTGGTTCATGAGTTGCAAGATTTTAATAGATTGCTTGATACATTGTGTAAGTCTAGGAATGTTGGGAGTGCTCAAGAGATGTTTGATAAATGGAAGAATAGGAAATTTAAGCCTAATATTAAGTCGTATACGATATTGTTAGAAGGGTGGGGTCAAGAAAAGAATTTGTTGAGGTTGAACGAAGTTTATCGCGAGATGGAGGGTGATGGTATTGAGCCGGATGTGGTGAGTTATGGGATTATGATCCATGCTCATTGCAAGGTTAAAAAGTATGACGAGGCGATTTTGTTGTGGCGCGAAATGGAGAGGAATAAGATTAAGGTGACGCCTCATGTTTATTGCACGTTGATAAATGGTTTGGGGTCGGAGAAAAGGTTGGCTGAGGCGATTAAGTATTTCGAGCTGTATAAGGGTAGTGGTTTTGAGCTTGATGTGTTTACGTTTAATGCGATGGTGGGAGCTTATTGTTGGTCTATGCGTATGGATGATGCATATAAGTTAGTTGATGAGATGAGGAGATGTAACATTGGTCCGAATACCCGAACATATGATATCATTCTTCACCATCTTATAAAGGCCAGGAGAACGAATGAAGCTTATTCGGTGTTTCAGAAAATGAGCAATGATCCGGGCTGTGAACCGACTGTGAGTACGTACGAGATAATGGTGAGGATGTTCTGCAACGAGGACCGGATAGATATGGCTCTTAGGGTATGGGATCAGATGAAAGCTAAGGGAGTTCTTCCCGGAATGCATTCGTTTTCCACGTTGATTAACAGCTTTTGCCATGAGAATAGATTGGATGATGCCTGCAGATACTTTCAAGAGATGCTTGATATGGGCATGAGACCTCCACTTCCGATGTTTGATAATCTAAAACGCGCACTTCTTGACGAGGGAAAAGAGGATACTGTAAAGGCTTTGTGGAGGAAACTTGAGAAACTAAGAAAAAGTCCTTTAGTTGGATAA